One region of Salvia miltiorrhiza cultivar Shanhuang (shh) chromosome 3, IMPLAD_Smil_shh, whole genome shotgun sequence genomic DNA includes:
- the LOC131019148 gene encoding receptor kinase-like protein Xa21 — protein sequence MEKNLSCILLYAFLITITFPMLSSESKQPLSLATDQTSLLSLKHTSLLLATNWTNSTSVCTWIGVTCSFRHHRVAALNLSNMALSATIPPQLGHLSFLVSLDLSNNHFYGDLPHQLSLLRRLKFISFRLNNFTGDIPPMLGQLPKLEYLNLRNNSFIGSIPKSLSNLTNLQFLSLSSNSLSGEIPKEFGRLQSLQTLSVQSNHLSGAIPSAIFNISTLVSMAFTYNELSGSLPTDMCSNLPFLAGIRLSDNQLSGAIPTNLSQCSRLEVLSLSYNSFGGEIPSEIGYLTSLQILYLGGNNLNGILPHEIGHLQSLVEFAAEFNQIAGSIDFNIFMNMSSLQIISLGRNKFTGNLSRDVGNITMVTYLHLSENHFTGLIPTEFGQLYHLETLVLEWNSLSGSIPQELFNISTLRILSLVGNALSGVLPTHLCHASPFLEQLYLGRNSITGAIPNSISNCSQLTYLSLSTNKFSGYIPTHLGNLRLLQSLQLFRNNLTQAPSSSFITSLTNCWSLTHLSIDDNPLNGVIPASIGNLSSSLRTFTAENCKFSGSIPVEIGNLSNLITLALSANELSGNIPPTISHLHQLQGLNLSHNMLGGSIPHAICDLSSLNTLDMSQNQFSGPIPKCLGNISPLRNLHLDSNMLNSSIPSSLWGLKDLNSLDLSSNSLKGFLHQEISNLGAAIYINVAMNQLSGSIPNTIVMLQNLINLSLANNRLEGSIPESMGKMISLANLDLSYNNLSGSIPKSLEALQHLDYFNVSFNSLSGEIPNGGSFRKFTMDSFKGNEALCGIPKFHVQICSSISNHRSKRKKVERASFIIFGVVAFISVASLAFIIVKNKRKDKTTSREVDELKSIVPERISYYELLQATERFNESNLLGTGSSCSVYKGILNNGKDIAVKVFNMQLEGISRIFDVECEILRSIRHRNLTSVISSCSNEEFKALVLEYMPKGNLEKWLYSHNYCLNIMERLNIMIDVASALEYLHHGYSMPIVHSDLKPSNVLLDEDMVAHVSDFGIAKLLCDGDSSVLTNTLATLGYIAPGEVSLNILIALHF from the exons ATGGAGAAAAACCTTTCTTGCATTTTGCTGTATGCATTCCTAATCACCATAACCTTCCCAATGCTTTCTTCTGAATCCAAACAAcctttgagccttgcaactgatCAAACTTCCCTTCTTTCACTCAAACATACATCTCTTTTACTTGCAACTAATTGGACCAACTCCACCTCCGTCTGCACCTGGATTGGCGTCACTTGCAGCTTCCGCCACCACAGAGTAGCTGCCTTGAATCTCTCCAACATGGCTCTCTCCGCCACCATTCCACCGCAGCTCGGACACCTCTCCTTCCTCGTCTCCCTCGACCTCTCCAACAACCATTTCTATGGAGATTTGCCACACCAACTCTCTCTCCTTCGCCGTTTGAAGTTTATATCTTTCCGACTCAACAACTTCACCGGAGACATCCCTCCGATGTTGGGTCAGTTACCAAAATTAGAGTACTTGAATTTACGCAACAACAGCTTCATAGGTTCCATCCCAAAATCTCTCTCAAACCTCACAAACCTACAATTTCTTTCCTTATCTTCCAATTctctaagtggagaaattccaaaaGAGTTTGGGAGACTTCAAAGTCTACAAACACTGTCTGTTCAATCTAATCATCTCTCCGGTGCTATACCATCAGCCATATTCAACATATCGACCCTTGTATCTATGGCCTTCACATACAATGAATTGAGTGGAAGTCTTCCAACAGACATGTGCAGTAATCTTCCATTTCTTGCTGGTATTCGTCTTTCTGACAATCAACTGAGTGGCGCGATTCCCACAAATCTATCCCAATGTTCACGGCTTGAGGTGTTGAGCCTCTCTTACAACTCTTTTGGTGGGGAGATACCTTCAGAAATCGGCTACTTAACTTCTCTTCAGATTCTATATCTTGGTGGTAACAATTTGAATG GAATACTACCACATGAGATTGGCCATCTTCAGAGTCTGGTTGAGTTTGCTGCTGAATTCAATCAGATTGCGGGCTCAattgatttcaatattttcatgaatatgtCTTCTCTGCAAATCATATCTTTAGGGCGCAACAAATTCACGGGGAACCTTTCAAGGGATGTCGGGAATATTACTATGGTCACATATTTACACCTCTCGGAAAACCATTTTACAG GGCTTATTCCCACTGAATTTGGCCAACTTTACCATTTGGAGACATTAGTACTAGAGTGGAACAGCTTGAGTGGTTCGATTCCACAGGagctctttaacatttcaactctTCGAATTCTTTCACTTGTGGGCAATGCTCTGTCAGGGGTTCTTCCAACCCATTTATGCCATGCCTCTCCCTTTCTCGAACAACTTTATCTTGGCAGAAATTCTATCACCGGAGCAATACCCAACTCCATCTCTAACTGTTCTCAACTCACATATCTCTCACTTTCTACAAACAAATTCAGTGGTTATATACCTACTCATCTCGGCAACCTAAGACTTCTTCAAAGTCTTCAACTGTTCAGGAACAATCTTACCCAGGCACCATCTTCTTCCTTCATCACTTCATTGACAAATTGCTGGTCTCTAACTCATTTGTCAATTGATGATAATCCTCTAAATGGTGTCATTCCAGCTTCTATCGGGAACTTATCTTCCTCACTTCGAACATTCACTGCCGAGAACTGCAAATTCAGTGGCAGCATTCCTGTTGAAATAGGCAATTTAAGCAATTTGATTACATTGGCGTTGTCAGCAAATGAGTTATCTGGTAATATTCCACCAACTATAAGCCATTTGCATCAACTTCAAGGATTAAATCTGTCTCACAACATGTTGGGAGGCTCAATACCACATGCTATATGTGATCTATCCAGCCTCAATACTTTAGATATGAGCCAGAATCAATTTTCAGGCCCAATTCCTAAATGTCTGGGAAATATCTCTCCTTTAAGAAATCTTCATCTAGACTCCAACATGTTGAATTCAAGCATACCCTCAAGCTTATGGGGCCTAAAAGATTTGAACTCTCTAGACTTGTCCTCGAATTCATTGAAGGGGTTCTTACATCAAGAGATAAGTAACTTAGGAGCAGCGATCTATATAAATGTAGCAATGAATCAGTTGTCAGGGTCTATTCCTAACACTATTGTGATGTTGCAGAATTTGATTAATTTGTCTTTGGCAAATAATAGACTAGAAGGTTCTATTCCTGAGTCTATGGGAAAAATGATCAGTTTGGCAAATCTCGACTTGTCGTACAACAACCTCTCTGGTTCAATTCCAAAGTCTTTAGAAGCACTTCAACACCTCGACTACTTTAATGTCTCTTTCAATAgtttaagtggagaaattcctaatGGAGGTTCTTTTAGAAAATTCACTATGGATTCTTTTAAGGGTAATGAGGCATTGTGTGGAATCCCCAAGTTCCATGTCCAAATTTGCTCTTCAATTTCTAATCACAGATCAAAGAGAAAGAAGGTGGAACGGGcttcatttattattttcgggGTTGTGGCTTTCATCTCAGTTGCTTCTTTGGCCTTTATAATTGtcaaaaacaaaaggaaagataAGACGACTAGCAGAGAAGTTGATGAGCTGAAATCCATTGTGCCGGAAAGAATCTCTTATTATGAACTGCTGCAAGCAACGGAAAGATTCAATGAAAGCAATTTACTTGGCACCGGAAGTTCTTGCTCTGTTTATAAGGGAATTCTTAACAATGGGAAGGATATCGCTGTCAAGGTGTTTAATATGCAGCTAGAAGGTATTTCAAGAATATTTGATGTCGAATGTGAGATACTCCGTAGCATTCGACACAGGAATCTGACAAGCGTCATAAGCAGTTGCTCCAATGAAGAGTTCAAGGCATTAGTACTTGAATATATGCCAAAGGGAAACCTTGAAAAATGGTTATATTCCCACAACTATTGCTTGAATATCATGGAAAGATTAAATATAATGATTGATGTTGCATCTGCTTTGGAGTATCTTCACCACGGTTATTCAATGCCCATTGTCCACAGCGACTTGAAGCCTAGTAATGTGCTGTTAGATGAAGACATGGTTGCCCATGTAAGCGACTTTGGGATAGCAAAGTTGTTATGCGATGGAGATAGCTCTGTGTTAACCAACACGCTAGCAACATTGGGTTACATCGCTCCAGGTGAAGTTTCTCTAAATATATTGATTGCACTTcacttttaa